In one window of Mobiluncus massiliensis DNA:
- a CDS encoding YwiC-like family protein → MTLPPARENRKVRSVLRTWLPNQHGAWFIVTVPALFGAALGGWAWQHALLLSAWMIGFFFVFSALRLIKNPRKKSLQYPVFIYGILVGVLGIGVLAVLPLLCWWIPAFAILIGIWAVEVRLGRERGLGARLTIILAAGLMTLVAYHCGLMAAALRMGQDAMYGVHEASALGGHALSTVLRGWPAAVAVAVQLTAYYAASVPYVKTIFRQRGNQRFLVISIVSHALGFAAALFFSGLSWVSPLVAVAWLVTLARSIWFPWQARRRGRPWRPRVIGLTEVAISVLVFAAAAL, encoded by the coding sequence ATGACCCTACCCCCCGCTCGTGAAAACCGGAAAGTCAGGTCTGTTTTACGCACTTGGCTGCCCAATCAGCATGGGGCTTGGTTCATTGTCACCGTTCCGGCACTATTCGGAGCTGCGCTGGGCGGATGGGCGTGGCAGCATGCACTGCTGCTTTCCGCTTGGATGATCGGTTTCTTCTTTGTATTTTCAGCGCTACGTCTCATTAAGAATCCTCGGAAGAAATCCTTACAGTACCCCGTTTTCATTTACGGGATTCTGGTTGGGGTGCTGGGAATAGGAGTTCTGGCGGTGCTGCCGCTACTCTGCTGGTGGATTCCGGCTTTCGCTATCCTCATCGGGATTTGGGCTGTTGAGGTGCGCCTCGGACGGGAACGCGGTCTGGGGGCGCGTCTGACGATTATCCTCGCGGCGGGACTGATGACCTTGGTTGCCTATCACTGCGGCTTGATGGCCGCGGCTTTGCGGATGGGTCAGGACGCGATGTACGGGGTTCACGAGGCGTCCGCTCTGGGCGGACACGCGTTATCCACTGTTTTACGGGGTTGGCCAGCTGCAGTCGCGGTAGCAGTGCAGCTCACAGCCTATTACGCAGCTTCAGTTCCCTACGTCAAGACGATTTTTCGGCAGCGTGGTAACCAGCGCTTCCTGGTCATTTCGATAGTTTCGCACGCCCTAGGTTTTGCCGCTGCGCTGTTTTTTTCTGGACTGTCTTGGGTATCGCCTCTGGTCGCAGTGGCTTGGCTGGTGACATTGGCACGCTCGATTTGGTTTCCCTGGCAGGCACGCCGCCGCGGCCGGCCTTGGCGGCCACGAGTCATCGGGCTGACCGAAGTGGCAATTTCAGTATTGGTTTTTGCGGCAGCAGCGCTGTAA
- a CDS encoding methyl-accepting chemotaxis protein, whose translation MKKAKTAMETQHLQAEIERLHAELTELQAEKESQETALSELSQKQAFTQSTHDPLARCFGSAENVRDSLGKIVSELDADSADTAETRRIVAESTRDLHDMANGAGDILKKLQDMGGNMEALSKASESIHNFVQQIEGIASQTNLLALNATIEAARAGEAGRGFAVVAGEVRTLAERTASATQEIGALVTSITEGTASALENITEAIDESKEFEEKSSQTANAVGDKVSSMADSIAHVTTDSFVSVVKLDHFIFKLGIYRQITGISEPNPEGISSSHTCRLGKWYYEGRGHLDYSGQPCFQQLEGVHEATHVSGKAAVEAFLAGDSELMKKHLETMEDNSAQVGALLDQLMDS comes from the coding sequence GTGAAAAAAGCCAAAACCGCAATGGAAACGCAACACTTACAGGCAGAGATTGAACGCCTCCACGCTGAGCTCACCGAGCTTCAGGCTGAGAAAGAATCTCAAGAAACCGCTCTCAGTGAACTGAGCCAAAAACAGGCCTTCACCCAGAGTACTCATGACCCTCTGGCGCGATGCTTCGGATCGGCGGAAAACGTCCGCGATTCCCTGGGCAAGATCGTGTCCGAATTGGACGCGGATTCCGCCGATACCGCGGAAACCCGTCGAATCGTGGCGGAATCAACCCGCGATTTGCACGACATGGCCAACGGTGCCGGGGACATTTTGAAAAAGCTGCAGGATATGGGCGGGAACATGGAGGCCTTGTCCAAGGCTTCCGAGTCGATTCATAACTTTGTGCAGCAAATCGAAGGTATCGCTTCGCAAACAAATTTGCTGGCTCTGAACGCCACCATTGAAGCGGCACGCGCAGGTGAGGCTGGCCGTGGTTTCGCCGTGGTGGCAGGGGAAGTGCGCACTCTGGCAGAACGGACCGCCAGTGCCACGCAGGAAATTGGCGCCTTGGTTACTTCCATCACCGAGGGCACTGCCAGCGCCCTGGAAAACATCACGGAGGCTATTGACGAATCCAAAGAATTCGAAGAAAAATCCAGTCAGACGGCGAATGCGGTGGGAGACAAAGTTTCCTCGATGGCCGACTCGATTGCGCATGTGACTACGGATTCTTTTGTTTCGGTGGTGAAACTCGACCACTTCATCTTTAAGTTGGGGATTTATCGTCAGATTACGGGGATTTCCGAGCCGAATCCGGAGGGGATTTCCTCCTCGCACACCTGCCGCCTGGGCAAGTGGTACTACGAGGGCCGCGGTCACCTCGATTACTCAGGACAGCCCTGTTTCCAGCAGTTGGAGGGCGTTCACGAAGCTACCCACGTTTCTGGTAAAGCCGCGGTCGAGGCCTTTTTGGCAGGCGACAGCGAACTGATGAAAAAGCATCTGGAGACTATGGAAGACAACTCCGCTCAGGTCGGTGCCCTGCTCGATCAGTTGATGGACAGCTAG
- the pheS gene encoding phenylalanine--tRNA ligase subunit alpha, which translates to MSENVLSPLDTEGLEREVAAALQDIAAATDVESLKAVRSRYNGDKAPLTLAKKLIGKLDPQDKATAGQNLGAAQGRVRAALDAKQIELQEAAQEAALEAETVDVSVLSSRHPLGSRHPLMVLEEEVADFFVSLGWDIAAGPQVEHEWFNFDALNFDADHPARQMQDTLYVDSTSVGGSAENPANLVLRTHTSPVQARLLTTRELPIYVAIPGKVFRADELDPTHSPVFNQVEGLAVDQGLTMADLKGTLDHFARAMFGPEAKTRFRPSFFPFTEPSAEVDLWFPQKKGGPGWIEWGGCGMVNPNVLRACGIDTEVYQGFAFGMGIERTLMLRHGIEDMHDIVEGDVRFSDQFGVNGKGR; encoded by the coding sequence ATGAGTGAAAACGTGTTGAGTCCGCTGGACACAGAGGGTTTGGAACGGGAAGTCGCCGCGGCTTTACAAGACATCGCGGCGGCAACCGATGTGGAGTCGCTGAAAGCGGTGCGTTCCCGTTACAACGGCGACAAAGCGCCCTTGACCCTAGCAAAGAAACTTATCGGGAAACTCGATCCTCAGGATAAAGCCACCGCGGGTCAGAACTTGGGGGCTGCCCAAGGGCGGGTCCGGGCGGCTCTGGACGCCAAACAGATTGAACTGCAGGAGGCCGCGCAAGAGGCAGCTTTGGAGGCGGAAACCGTGGATGTGAGCGTGTTGTCCTCGCGTCACCCGCTGGGATCGCGCCACCCGCTGATGGTGCTGGAAGAGGAAGTCGCGGACTTTTTCGTGTCTCTGGGGTGGGACATCGCGGCCGGCCCCCAGGTCGAACACGAGTGGTTCAACTTTGATGCGTTGAACTTCGATGCTGATCACCCGGCACGTCAGATGCAAGACACTCTCTATGTCGATTCCACTTCCGTGGGTGGCAGCGCGGAAAACCCCGCCAACCTAGTGTTGCGCACGCACACCTCCCCGGTGCAGGCACGTCTGTTGACGACCCGCGAGCTGCCGATTTACGTGGCTATTCCCGGCAAAGTCTTTCGCGCTGACGAACTTGACCCCACCCACTCTCCGGTGTTTAACCAGGTGGAGGGCTTGGCGGTGGATCAGGGTCTAACGATGGCGGACTTGAAGGGGACCTTGGATCACTTTGCCCGCGCCATGTTCGGCCCGGAGGCGAAAACCCGCTTCAGACCGTCTTTCTTCCCCTTCACCGAACCTTCCGCGGAGGTGGACCTGTGGTTCCCGCAAAAGAAAGGCGGCCCCGGCTGGATTGAGTGGGGCGGTTGCGGCATGGTGAATCCGAATGTGCTGCGTGCCTGCGGGATTGACACCGAGGTTTATCAGGGATTTGCTTTCGGAATGGGCATTGAGCGCACGCTGATGCTGCGCCACGGCATAGAGGATATGCACGACATCGTGGAAGGCGACGTGAGGTTCTCAGATCAGTTCGGCGTGAATGGAAAGGGGCGCTAA